In Nerophis ophidion isolate RoL-2023_Sa unplaced genomic scaffold, RoL_Noph_v1.0 HiC_scaffold_75, whole genome shotgun sequence, the DNA window aaccaacgattgcatcttttgaccacaggagcaacttaaatccatcgattggtaagtgtttgtttagcataacatgtgggtggagggaaaggctggaggcaaatatagctacaaatgtacatacagctagcctaaatagcatgttaacatcgattagctaccagtcatgccatgaccaaatatgtctgattagcacataagtcaataacatcaacaaaactcacctttgggatttcgtagactttatcgttggaaatgcatctgctttgagtgtcggaggatatccacacatctctgtgccatgtctgtcgtagcatcgccggtaaaatgtgcagaacaaacaagggactttcgcatcttttgacaatggtgcaacttgaatccgtcgattggtatgtgtttgtttggcattaaatgtgggtggagggaaaggctggatgcaaatatagttacaaatgaggcataacgatgcaatatgtacatacagctagcctaaatagcatgttagcatcgattagcatgccgtgctaatcgatgcacacgccacgtaagtcaactttaatccgtccctgttcatgttgttacaccctccaacaacacaccgacgaggcatgatgtctccgaggtacggaaaacagtagaaaaaacggaaaataacagagctgatttgacttgtgtgtgtaatgtgtttgagaaaatggtggattgcttcccgttgtaacgtcacaggtgaaaggtcattgctccgacagcgaacaattgaaaggcgtttaaatcgccaaattcatccttttagagttcggaaatccattaaaaaaaacatatggtcttttttctgcaacatcaaggtatatattgacgcttacatatgtctggtgataatgttcccctttaaaattgcaatttagtaaactaaaaaggtcgtattggcatgtgttgcaatgttaatatttcatcattgatatgtaaactctcagactgcgtggtcgctagtagtggctttcagtaggcctttaaatttaacagtagaagatgagaggcactacatacaacatcaaatatacattcatattaaacatgctgtgtttttaaagtacatttagcacaatcactaagtgtttttaaatccctgcagcttccatgactgttacacacttgtgtttactgtccTGATACTTATGCCGGAACATCttatcacacacagtgcaactaaatggtttttctccagtgtgttctcatgtgtgtggtcatgacaagatttgtggagaaatgcttcttacaaacagggcaagtcaaaggtttctctccagtatgtgttctcatgtgtgcgggCATCTtaggctttgtggagaaactcttcttacaaacagaacaagtaaaaggtttctctccagtgtgtgttctcatgtgtatggagatgtcaggctttctggagaaacacttcttacaaacagagcaagtaaaaggtttctctccagtatgtgttctcatgtgtgcggaCATGTTAGGCTTTGTGGAGAaagtcttcttacaaacagagcaagtcgaaggtttctctccagtatgtgttttcatgtgtgaggacatgttagactttgtggagaaactcttcttacaaacagaacaagtaaaaggtttctctccagtgtgtgttctcatgtgtatggagatgtcaggctttctggagaaacacttcttacaaacagagcaagtaaaaggtttctctccagtatgtgttctaatgtgtgtgatcatatgttgcgttgtggagaaacgcttcttacaaacagagcaagtcaaaggtttctctccagtatgtgttctcatgtgtgaggacatgttagactttctggagaaattcttcttacaaacagagcaagtaaaaggtttctctccagtgtgtgttctcatgtgtctggtcatggcaggcttaatggaaaaactcttcttacaaacagagcaagtaaaaggtttctctccagtatgtattctcatgtgtattttaatataactcttgtgtctaaatgatttcccacattcagagcagtcaaagtaTTTGTTattagtgtgatgtctcgtatcacctttggagtcatttttactctccaaaggtttttggatgtggtcactgtgatcagaagagtgtgacatcatgtgatccatgtctgacagtggagcaaagatgctgtctggttctgactttatatcttcacaatgctctccatcagcttctgtgatgttttgacttacaagctccgcccctctgttctcctcactttgactgtgatgaagctgtaaggactgagcttcatcttcatcattagccTCCTCCACCCTTTGAAGCTGCTTcgacagttcctcctcttcctctttaatgtgggaggggtcctgtagctccttctgtcccacactggagctccactcctgctgcttagagggaatctcttcatgactctctgctgacacctgctggacgtctgcagaacataaaacacaaatgaggtgttactgtattgaagtttgcagtattcaaactattcacatgtgagctaggccaaacagacagtgatgggcaagcgacctggaaaatgtattaagctaagctacaagttactcccaattaaatgtagctaagctatcctcagagaattgtagcaagctacactacacgctacactgcaaaagcagCGTAAAAATACCCATCATCTCAAACAGGtcaattcccaaacaaaatgaaaatagctaaaattgCACCAATTTATCAGACTGGAGACAgacaccaatttacaaattatagacctgtttctttacttccacaattttgtaaaatcattgaaaaactgtcggattagagagttttacaaacaaacataacatattagatgagaaccaatatggatacagagctaatatttcaactTCGATGGCTGTAATAGAAATGACAGaagaaatgaccaatgcaatagatagtaaaaaaaaaatatgcagcagcagtgtttattgatccaactaaagcatttgacactattaatcacaatattttaatcaaaaaactatactggtatggcatcagagggctggtcttaaactggattcgaagatatttaaccaacaggaaacaatacgtgaagctagacgaacacacttctacaacactaaatatatcctgtggtgtacctaaggcaggggtgcccacactttttctgcaggcgagctacttttcaattgaccaactcgaggggatctacctcatttatatatatcatttatatttatttatttatgaaagagacatttttgtaaacaagttaaatgtgtttaatgataatacaagcatgtgtaacacatatagatgtctttctttcaccaagacaagaatataagttggtgtattacctgattctgatgacttgcattgattggaatcagacagtaatgatgataacgcccacattttcaaatggaggagaaaaaaagttgtcctttctgtacaataccacatgaaagtggttggtttttggcatctaattcatccagcttccatacactttacaagaaaaacattggcggcaaattccgtagcttgcttgattgacattcacggcacccgagggtcttgtgagatgacgctggctgctgccagttcattattttgaaaaaatgacagagaggaaggcgagaaacactttttatttcaacagactttcgcgccgtccattccgtcaaaactctaaaggccgactgcacatttcctatcttcacaataaaagccctgcttcatgctgcctgcgctaactaaataagagtctcggaaagctggcgtgcacaagtgatgtgcacgccagctttctgagggatcgcttgtgcacgccagttttccgagactcttatttagttagcgcaggcagcatgaagcagggcttttattgtgaagataggaaatgtgcagtcggcctttagagttttgacggaaggtacggcgcgagagtctgttgaaataaaaagtgtttctcgccttcctcttggtcatattttaataataatgatcttgcagcagccagcgtcatctcacaagaccctccggtaccgtgaatgtcatttaagtgacgtcttggtgaagattgatgatcactcatttttaggtctattttttttaaaagcctggctggagatcgactgacaccccccccgcggtcgagtggtagctcgcgattgacgtaatgggcacccctgacctaagGGATCAAAACTAGGACCAACATGGTTCAAgctttatataaatgacatttttaaagttataaaatatttaaaatttgtattatttgcggatgatacaacagtgttttgttcaggagagaacacacagaagataatacaaataataacagaagaaatgaacaaattaaaaagatggtttgacaaaaacagactatctttgaatttcggtaaaactaaaataatgctatttggtaaaagtagaaaagaagtgtcaaacacaaatacaaatagacggaatagatattgaaagagtaaatgaaaccaaatttctaggtataatgattgatgataaaatgaactgaaaatctcatgtaaaaaatttacaacataaagtagcaagaaacacggcaataatgaatgaagcaaaacatgttctggaccaaaaatcacttcatattctcaatcaatcaatcaatgtttatttatatagccccaaatcacaaatgtctcaaaggactgcacaaatcattacgactacaacatcctcggaagaacccacaaaagggcaaggaaaactcacacccagtgggcagggagaattcacattcagtgggacgccagcgacaatgctgactatgagaaaccttggagaggacctcagatgtgggcaaccccccccctctaggggaccgaaagcaatggatgtcgagcgggtccaacatgatactgtgaaagttcaatccacagtggctccaagacagcagcgagagtcccgtccacaggaaaccatctcgagcggatcagcagcgtagagatgtccccaaccgatacaggcgagcggtccatcctgggtcccgacgagcggtccatcctgggtctcgactctggacagccagtacttcatccatggtcatcggaccggaccccctccacaagggagggggggacataggagaaagaaaagaagcggcagatcaactggtctaaaaaggaggtctatttaaaggctagagtatacagatgagttttaagatgagacttaaatgcttctactgaggtagcatctcgaactgttaccgggagggcattccagagtactggagcccgaacggaaaacgctctatagcccgcagactttttttgagctctaggaatcactaataagccggagtcttttgaacgcagatttcttgccgggacatacggtacaatacaatcggcaagataggctggagctagaccgtgtagtattttatacgtaagtagtaaaaccttaaagtcacatcttaagtgcacaggaagccagtgcaggtgagccagtacaggcgtaatatgatcaaactttcttgttcttgtcaaaagtctagcagccgcattttgtaccaactgtaatcttttaatgctagacattgggagacccgaaaataatacgttacagtaatcgagacgagacgtaacaaacgcatggataatgatctcggcgtctttagtggacaaaatggagcgaattttagcgatattacggagatgaaagaaggccgttttagtaacgcttttaatgtgtgactcaaaggagagagttgggtcgaagataatacccagattttttacagagtcaccttgttttattatttggttgtcaaatgttaaagttgtattattaaatagaggtcggtgtctagcaggaccgataatcagcatttccgctcactagtgttaccatatctgagttattgtgcagaaaaatggggaaataactgcaaaagtacacttcattcattaactgtgttacaaaaaagatcagttagaataatacatcatgttggatatagacaacattcaaacaatttatttattgaatcaaaaatactgaaattccacaacatagtgaatttgcaaacaactaaaattatacacaaaccaaactataacctgctagccaagaatatacaacaatttttctcaaaaaaaagaggagaaatataatcttagagaaaaatgtaatttaaaacatttgtatgcacgtacaacacttaagaccttaagcacatcagtatgtggaattaaatgatgggatgcattaagcaaagcaatcaaacaatgtactaatatcatccacttcaagaaactcttcaaacttcaagtctttacaaagtagaaagaagaagaaccatgataataaacattctgaatttatgtcatcaatccattcattttctagatgttcttactcatctcaccatatgaaatggaACTTACTTCACTgagagttatttatttatttttattgtgattacttatggagtatattgtcaaTAAATTAAGAactggaagtgaacaaaagttttagcaactgttatgtaaaagaatcaatcatcaatcaatcaatgtttatttatatagccccaaatcacaaatgtctcaaaggactgcacaaaccattacgactacaacatcctcggaagaacccacaaaagggcaaggaaaactcacacccagtgggcagggagaattcacatccagtgggacgccagtgacaatgctgactatgagaaaccttggagaggacctcagatgtgggcaacccccccccccccctctaggggaccgaaagcaatgcatgtcgagcgggtctaacatgatactgtgaaagttcaatccatagtggctccaacacagccgcgagagttcagttcaagcggatccaagacagcagcgagagtccagtccacaggaaaccatccaaagcggaggcggatcagcagggtagaggtgtccccaaccgatacaggcgagcggtccatcctgggtccctacgagcggtccatgctgggtctcgactctggacagccagtacttcagccatggtcatcggaccggaccccctccacaagggaggggggggacataggagaaagaaaagaagcggcagatcaactggtctaaaaaggaggtctatttaaaggctagagtatacagatgagttttaaggtgagacttaaatgcttctactgaggtggcatctcgaactgttaccgggagggcattccagagtactggagcccgaacggaaaacgcactATAGCCCGCGGacatttttgggctctaggaatcactaataagccggagtcttttgaacgcagatttcttgccgggacatatggtacaatacaatcggcaagataggatggagctagaccgtgtagtattttatacgtaagtagtaaaaccttaaagtcacatcttaagtgcacaggaagccagtgcaggtgagccagtataggtatatatgtatgtatatatgtatataaaggtatatacagtacaggtatatatgtatgtatatatgtatataaaggtatatacagtacaggcgtaatatgatcaaactttcttgttcttgtcaaaagtctagcagccgcattttgtaccaactgtaatcttttaatgctagacatggggagacccgaaaataatacgttacagtaatcgagacgagacgtaacaaacgcatggataatgatctcggcgtctttagtggacaaaatggagcgaattttagcaatattacggagatgaaagaaggccgttttagtaacgtttttaatgtgtgactcaaaggagagagttgggtcgaagataatacccagattttttaccgagtcaccttgttttattatttggttgtcaaatgttaaagttgtattattaaatagaggtcggtgtctagcaggaccgataatcagcatttccgtttttttggcgttgagttgcaaaaagttagcggacatccattgtttaatttcattaagacacgcctccagctgactacaatccggcgtgttggtcagctttaggggcatgtagagttgggtgtcatcagcataacagtgaaagctaacaccgtatttgcgtatgacgtcacctagcggcagcatgtagatgctgaagagtacagggccaaggaccgaaccctggggaactccacacgttaccttaacatagtccgaggtcacattgttatgggagacacactgcatcctatcagtaagataagaattaaaccaagacagggctgagtctgacataccaatttgtgttttgatacgctctaataaaatattatgatcgacggtatcgaaagcagcgctaagatcgaggagcagcaacatagatgacgcatcagaatccatcgttagcaatagatcattagtcaattttgcgagggctgtctcagtcgagtgatttgccgtgaaaccggattgaaaggtttcacatagatttttaaaagctaagtgttcatttagctgctctgcaacaattttttcgaggattttcgaaataaagggaaggtgagacaccggtcggtagtttaccatgaggtcaggattgaggttaggtcttttaaggagaggatgaataaccgcttttttgaatgctaggggaacagtgcccgaggaaagtgataagtttataatatttagcactgatggacctaataatacaaaaagctccttgataagtttcccaggaagtgggtcaagtaaacatgttgtttgttttattctatttacacgttgtaacaattcttctagtgttatttcatcaaaacgagagaaactattttggatatttgcagtatccgccgtatatacagtcgtatctgtgttactataacccagttgtagctgagacgcattgtctttaatctcctttctaataagttcaattttcttattaaagaacttcataaagtcatctgccgaatgggtggagctactggaaggagtcccttgttgggttagcgatgctactgtactaaacaaaaattttggatcgtttttattaatgcggatgagatttgagtaataattagttttagctaaggtaagcatgcgtttataagttattaaaccatcactccatgcttgatggtgcacctcaagtttagtcgtgcgccatttgcgttccagctttctacataataatttctgagctctagtttcttcagtaaaccatggcgtacgcctttttggagccttttttaacttcagcggtgctatgttatcaatggtttcgcgcagggcgttgttaaagctgttagtgaggttatcaatagagcccacatactttgggaacggtgccattaccgagggcagtaggtcagcaagagtcgtcgttgtggcagcattaatgttgcggctgctatagcagtttttattattattagcttgccgaacatgagtctgaacttcgaattttataaggtaatgatcggacattactttagtatacgggagtatcataactttggaaatggtgatacctctgacaagcactaggtctatcgtattaccgctgcgatgcgtcggttcatttattatttgtgtaagaccacagctatcaattatagtctggagcgccacgcacggtgggtccaatggggtattcatatggatattaaagtcccccattataattatattatcggcgtgtgtcactaaatcagcaacaaactctgagaattcactaataaagtccgaatagggccctggggggcggtagataacggccaggcacagaggcagaggtgtggcagacttcatagaaagcaaatcaaacgatttatatttattatttaagttaggactaaagttaaagttttcgttgtatattagtgcgaccccccgaccccttttaaggggactggcaatatgcgcattcgtatagttaggtaCACTCTGAGAGTTCAGAGTGtaccaaacaaaacaggaaacgtcctgacctcaattttGTGTACAAGGCCTCATTTCTGAGAGTACAGAGTGgaccaaacaaaacaggaaacgtcctgacctcaatttaactcagtgtgccaaacactgcacatacaggaaacagatACTTGAGCAACAACGAGcataacaggaaaccaagagtAGTTCAGCATAATTattcctagacacgagacacatagcaacagacgtcagtcagtagactgaccaatcagataactactggcacagtgtatataagctgctgtacaacaaactctcagacggatcgctttgggttttactggtactactgttcaagtgtactatacgatctccactctctgcagactgcgttcaataaaatacttctacttgactcaactcctgcctcctcaAATTGTgttcctgctcccggcccgggtgagacggcacAAAAAGTGTCTCTCAACATGACGAAGCCCCAACAAGTTTTACTCTAACAAGAGGAAGGCGTGCTTAGGcaagatttgttttgtttcacatttttcctcacccactttgttctgattgaatgtcccgagtataccaacagatacaactaccagttatatattcacaataataaaaaagaaaaaaaatgcatgttccagttagtagatatttattttaaatgcaaaaaaacactccCGAAGAAATTGCACtgaattttgtttcagttcaattaacaaaatacaacgagctagccaggagttgaacctagaattttctgatccgtagtcagacaTGTTATCCATTGCACCACTAGCTCCGTGCCCTGTAATTTCGTACAGGTTGTATATTGTAAACATCTTAGgccaaaggaacacacagtttacatgaggcttactaccaaaacagggctttactgactgcttatgttggactttaaaatctagtgaccttctatttgttgcagcctgggccttcaccagctctacctgttgcagctaacctccactaaaaattgaaacaaaatgcttctggcaaaactctggggagcatccaagttaaatgcagctcagagttggcaattttgggagaggagcttcttttttggtcaaaaccttctttgTTGATGACGATGTAAAACTGGCCTATCTGTCAAAAAATGAGCTTTGGGTTCAAGCAATTGGGGAGTTTgaactttgacagttcccagcttgtcactgaacatccTTACTAATTCACGTTCATCTGAGGTTGCCAATATGGATGTTCTCTCAGATGTTGGACATATCAGCACATCAAAggtcctgggtagctcagtcggcagagcatcagacttttaatctgagggtccagggttcaagtccctgttcaggCAGCTGATGCTAACCTCCTTACATTTCTCAAAAGACATCCCTTTGCCACACTGCAGCAGTCCTTGTAATCTATATCTGATTTAAATAGTTTTCAACAGTGattgtttttttctctatttcattTGAAACACTGAAACTAAAAACCTCCCTTATATCAACTTTACTTCAGGTGGCAGAGCGTTAATGCGATCATCCGAAGgattaaaaaaattgcattaaacTCAAATAGTTAGACAGTGTATCTGTATGAAAAAGCTgtggttaatattttgctgtaggtgtgttagatgcaccttcacctcacactgagctcagctttattactctcagtttcaagttatacagtccaagaCAAACCTTAAGGCAAgaaatttgtgtttgaaacagcccgATGTAAGGCTCAGTTAAAGACCGTTAAACCACGTAACGGTTGTCCAAATTAAAAATGGAGGAAATGTTTGTAACAACTGATACTCGGAGTCCACCAGCAAGGCTGGCAGGCCAGGGAGACCATTTCAGTATTGTAAAAGCCACAGGAGGCTTATTAGTAATAAGTACCATTTTAGAAGCACGTATATTTATGCTGAAACCCAGGATCGATCCACGGAGCATTAGATCTTCAGTCTGatgctctcccaactgagctatttcagcTATACAACACCTTCTTGGGTTTACACAttcaaatgtaaccaaggtctgccctattggtgacttttgaggggtggaaggaggtctttccaagggggtctcaaagtctagtattggtcagcagaacaggtaattgaatcccggaagctcaaaaagaatgtcttacgctccatgactgagcatttcagtaTTGTAAAAGCCACAGGAGGCTTATTAGTAATAAGTACCATTTTAGAAGCACGTATATTTATGCTGAAACCCAGGATCGATCCACGGAGCATTGGATCTTCAGTCTGatgctctcccaactgagctatttcagcTATACAACACCTTCTTGGGTTTACACAttcaaatgtaaccaaggtctgccctattggtgacttttgaggggtggagggaggtctttccaaggggtctcaaagtctagtatcggtcagcagaacaggtacttgaatcccggaagctcaaaaagaatgtcttacgctccatgactgagcatttcagggtctctaaaaaatgtaccaaaatgcttctgaagaatgttttactaccgagaatgttatgattattgcaaacatttggcagatttttcagaaatgttcaaaagttcttAGCAGGCTAATAAATAAGTCTTCAAGTGAAGATGAAAAATGCTGAAAAGAAAAGCAGTTTAAGCGTCATGACCCGGAATTGAACCAGGGTTGCTGTgaccacaacacagagtactaaccactataccatcacgGATGTTCCTACTCATCTTGATTGATAATGTGTTTGCTCTCCTGATGTCTAATGTTAAACCATCTGCTCAAGCCACATTCTgtttgaacgacatcatggaagaGAATCTCAATCAGTGTGCTAATACTTGATGTTCTGGGGAAATATTTAGGTTTTACTCCATTGTGGTGTAAAGAACAACTGCTAAGATGTAAAATAGTCACATTTATATTGTTGTGctcacctttttcctcacccactttattCTGATTGAATGCCCCGAGTATAAGAACAGATACAACTACCAGTTAtacattcacaataataaagagaaaaaaaacacatttttcagtttGTAGATTTAGAAAAGCCAAAGCAAAGTAAACTCCCCCCAAAAATCGCACAGAATATTGTTTCAGTTGAGTTAACAAACAACAGCACGCTGgccaggagttgaacctagaatcttctagtccgtagtgagacacattatccattgcatcactatccctatggaaagaaacatcttactgtaggacaggttgtgtttcgtaaatatcttacgccaaaacaacacacagtttacatcctcaggatgtaagacattatttggattcttatttgaaccacatcacacagaaatgtaatgtatgaatgagtgagaatgagggagggacagtttttgggttggtgcactaattgtaagtgtatcttgtgttgtttatcttgatttaattaaaaaaaaaaaaagcgtaacGGGtgatccttcgagccggatttgaaccagcgacctaaggatttcagcatgagcaactacagtcctccgctctaccaactgagctatcgaaggttagGATCAAACAATACTAATTCTGATTTTTGAGTCACATTATTATCAAGCAATTAATCACTCAAagtttacttctatagccctaaatcacaagtgtctcaaagggctgcacaagccacaacgacatcctcggctcagatcccacatcagggcaagaacaaactcaacccaatgggatgacagtgagaaaccttgtaga includes these proteins:
- the LOC133547155 gene encoding gastrula zinc finger protein XlCGF57.1-like; this translates as IHMRIHTGEKPFTCSVCKKSFSIKPAMTRHMRTHTGEKPFTCSVCKKNFSRKSNMSSHMRTHTGEKPLTCSVCKKRFSTTQHMITHIRTHTGEKPFTCSVCKKCFSRKPDISIHMRTHTGEKPFTCSVCKKSFSTKSNMSSHMKTHTGEKPSTCSVCKKTFSTKPNMSAHMRTHTGEKPFTCSVCKKCFSRKPDISIHMRTHTGEKPFTCSVCKKSFSTKPKMPQL